One window from the genome of Alnus glutinosa chromosome 13, dhAlnGlut1.1, whole genome shotgun sequence encodes:
- the LOC133854149 gene encoding uncharacterized protein LOC133854149: protein MRQEMRQMWEMIERMHISPNRNHMYNDTHVDYGIRVRPTRLQRLAPINQPPVYEDLSDDDVQPVSNHISESPNRKPIYEENVSYSEKVELPSDKQYVQQQPLVPATVPVEEYPPQAQLIKITTEINNNGDSFEDNKVEGNIRKKILGEILLEGDEKEKSCLSTIYIDFSKYLSSEEPHAIYIDFSKYLSPEEPRVTYRKENSRTSFFQVGVSDVGRNLLIFSMKTKIEKMSKIILKQHHLIRSLPIRRQWKYKRKDLIVKPRLYVFLIRTRFALCISFPFRISFTFTTRIRFTIGIRKGLLLLLGIGLLFLQVFLFYK from the coding sequence ATGCGACAAGAGATGCGCCAGATGTGGGAGATGATAGAGCGCATGCACATAAGTCCTAATCGTAATCACATGTACAATGATACCCATGTTGACTATGGGATCCGAGTGAGGCCTACTCGTCTCCAACGACTTGCACCCATAAACCAACCACCGGTCTATGAAGATCTTAGTGATGATGATGTTCAACCTGtttctaaccatatttctgAATCTCCGAATAGGAAACCCATATATGAAGAGAATGTTAGTTACAGTGAAAAAGTGGAGTTGCCGTCAGACAAACAATATGTGCAACAACAACCATTGGTCCCAGCTACTGTACCAGTGGAAGAATATCCACCACAAGCGCAGCTCATCAAGATCACCAcagaaataaataacaatggtGATTCCTTTGAAGACAATAAAGTTGAAGgtaacattaggaaaaaaatattagGAGAAATTTTATTGGAAGGAGACGAAAAGGAAAAGTCGTGTCTTAGCACTATCTACATAGATTTCTCCAAGTATCTTTCTTCGGAAGAGCCGCATGCTATCTACATAGATTTCTCCAAGTATCTTTCTCCGGAAGAGCCTCGTGTGACTTATCGCAAAgaaaactcgaggacgagtttttttcaagtgggggtgtctgatgtaggacggaatttattaatattttcgatgaaaacgaaaatagaaaaaatgtccAAAATAATACTGAAGCAGCACCATTTGATTAGAAGCTTACCTATtcgcagacaatggaagtacaaaagaaaagacttgatcgtcaagccaagactttatgtttttctcattaggactagatttgctttatgtatttcttttccttttagaataagttttacttttactactagaataaggtttactattggtattaggaaaggtttacttttactactagggataggtttactttttctacaagtatttctcttctataaatag